In the genome of Phlebotomus papatasi isolate M1 chromosome 2, Ppap_2.1, whole genome shotgun sequence, one region contains:
- the LOC129803338 gene encoding tetratricopeptide repeat protein 27: MEEIKCFWSEYNLIGECKSDFKSFVTKIVNSDGYSIEEDSINEALRIVQVCAKLFIEANFTGPVPPPETVQECLGLSDSVEKIDIKRCTIRDGEELEVNVSFPEVLCLALRTLDCCISEHLKVLVWKMRLTCLHQEVLDDLAYSIFKLFKGIHEKILKSPEFSALDIVERSQLLLEIAQGYLIFRRVNPCREILESVKAELKVDLKISSLLGMRTRFQTKPLPQMILRVERKDSFLPNASETHAETILPKLLRLDDDTRLEKIKFVNEEEAKIDNLPSIVQSLIAVEFHWLQISQPKDNLAEEEIYPYIVTLLHQDFGPWPVRIAALMANIELEAKNSRTVDRSLKQCEEILKMVRKSATETPQINFQLSSFFSSGMLPVWRAEAQLGSLMMSLGLVKSALDVYRRIQAWEDVINCYNMLEMRHKAEEVIRQELSKNPSAKLYCLLGDATDDPTWYEKAWEFSQHRSGRAQKHWGNYFFARKDYAKAIPHFQESLGINTLQEPLWLRLGFAALEIEDWTTAAHAYQWYTILEPGTFEAWNNLAKAYVKMGDKPRAQRVLQEALKCNYDVWQVWENFMVVSLDTGHFDDVLNAYTRLMELKTRYEDRQVLDILTAAIENHVPDHKGGDSHRLADKASKILAQLCIQHGREAFYWEVAARVARDPLAKAQKLLKAFTSHTQGNSKWKENPDSCKKIIEICLEVTRLSLEAAEDFKEENKSLTLSQLSSARLSAQGCLRNVQEIPDSLTGIRDELNCNLQILTEKLKQLNT, from the coding sequence ATGGAAGAAATAAAGTGTTTTTGGAGTGAATATAATTTAATTGGAGAGTGTAAAAGTGATTTCAAGTCCTTTGTTACCAAGATTGTAAACTCTGATGGGTATAGCATTGAAGAAGACAGCATAAATGAAGCCCTCCGGATTGTTCAAGTATGTGCCAAACTTTTTATCGAGGCCAATTTTACTGGCCCTGTCCCACCTCCTGAGACTGTCCAGGAGTGTCTGGGTTTGTCAGATTCAGTAGAAAAAATAGACATCAAGAGATGCACCATAAGAGATGGAGAAGAGCTGGAAGTTAATGTTTCCTTCCCGGAAGTTTTGTGTCTCGCCTTGAGAACTCTGGACTGCTGCATCTCTGAACATCTCAAGGTTTTGGTCTGGAAAATGAGATTAACATGCCTTCACCAGGAAGTTCTTGACGACTTGGCATActctattttcaaattattcaaaGGAATCCACgagaaaatcctgaaaagtccgGAATTTTCAGCTCTGGATATTGTAGAACGTTCCCAGTTATTGCTTGAAATTGCCCAGGGATACCTTATATTTCGCAGAGTGAACCCTTGTAGAGAAATCCTCGAGAGTGTCAAGGCCGAACTCAAAGTAGATTTGAAGATATCATCCCTTCTTGGCATGAGGACGCGTTTCCAGACCAAACCCCTTCCTCAGATGATCCTCCGTGTTGAGAGGAAAGATTCCTTCCTGCCCAATGCTTCAGAAACTCATGCAGAAACTATTCTTCCCAAATTACTTCGCCTGGATGATGATACGAGACTGGAAAAGATAAAATTCGTCAATGAGGAAGAGGCCAAAATTGACAATCTCCCGAGTATCGTGCAAAGTCTAATTGCCGTGGAGTTTCACTGGCTGCAAATCTCCCAGCCAAAGGACAATCTTGCCGAGGAGGAGATCTATCCGTACATTGTGACTCTCTTGCATCAGGATTTTGGGCCATGGCCTGTCAGAATTGCTGCCCTGATGGCCAACATTGAGCTGGAGGCAAAGAATAGCAGGACTGTGGACAGGAGTCTCAAGCAATGTGAAGAAATCCTGAAAATGGTGAGAAAATCAGCCACAGAAACACCTCAAATCAACTTCCAGCTCTCTAGCTTCTTCTCATCGGGCATGCTTCCTGTTTGGCGAGCAGAGGCACAACTGGGCAGTCTCATGATGTCCCTGGGCTTAGTGAAATCCGCCTTGGATGTCTACCGACGCATCCAGGCCTGGGAGGACGTAATAAATTGCTACAATATGCTAGAAATGCGCCATAAAGCCGAAGAAGTGATACGGCAGGAGCTGTCCAAGAATCCCTCAGCAAAGCTCTACTGCCTCCTCGGGGATGCAACTGATGATCCAACCTGGTACGAGAAAGCTTGGGAATTTTCTCAGCATCGCAGCGGAAGGGCTCAGAAGCATTGGGGAAATTATTTCTTCGCCAGGAAGGACTATGCAAAAGCCATTCCACATTTCCAGGAATCTCTGGGAATCAATACCCTCCAGGAGCCTCTGTGGCTTCGATTGGGATTTGCAGCGCTCGAAATAGAAGATTGGACAACAGCAGCTCATGCCTATCAGTGGTACACAATTCTTGAGCCAGGAACCTTCGAAGCTTGGAACAATTTGGCTAAGGCCTACGTCAAAATGGGCGACAAACCTCGAGCCCAGCGTGTCCTCCAGGAAGCCCTGAAATGCAATTATGACGTATGGCAAGTTTGGGAGAACTTTATGGTAGTAAGCCTAGACACTGGGCACTTTGATGACGTCCTCAATGCATACACCAGGCTCATGGAACTCAAAACTCGCTACGAGGATCGTCAGGTTCtggacattctaacagcagccATTGAGAATCACGTTCCCGACCACAAAGGAGGAGATTCCCATCGGCTAGCGGACAAAGCCAGCAAAATCCTAGCCCAATTGTGCATACAACACGGCAGGGAGGCTTTCTACTGGGAAGTGGCAGCTCGTGTAGCCAGGGATCCTCTAGCCAAGGCTCAAAAACTCCTAAAAGCCTTCACGAGTCACACTCAAGGGAATTCAAAGTGGAAGGAAAATCCAGATTCTTGCAAGAAAATCATTGAGATCTGCCTAGAAGTCACGAGGCTTTCCCTAGAAGCTGCTGAGGACTTCAAGGAAGAGAACAAGTCACTGACATTGTCACAATTATCATCTGCACGGCTTTCAGCTCAGGGTTGCCTTAGAAATGTCCAGGAAATTCCAGATTCTCTGACTGGGATTCGTGATGAGCTCAATTGCAATCTCCAGATTCTCACAGAAAAGCTCAAGCAATTGAACacgtaa
- the LOC129803351 gene encoding NADH dehydrogenase [ubiquinone] 1 alpha subcomplex subunit 9, mitochondrial, protein MSALVLCNSAQFARQNAGSLAVLCTKAQYSTDAPRALRTTNLAAMKRGTGGRSSFNGMVATVFGCTGFMGRYVCNKLGKIGTQMILPYRADHYDAIRLKVTGDLGQVLFQFYSLEDEEAIRKAVRHSNVVINLVGRDWETNNFNFTDVHVNGARRIAKVCREMGVERLIHVSALNASPNPEPLILKEGSKFLKSKYYGELAVREEFPEATIFRPSDIYGQEDRFLRYYAHVWRRQLRGMPLWHKGEKTIKQPVFCSDLAQGIVNAAKDPDTAGKVYQAIGPRRYYLSELVDWFHRVMRKDYDMWGYIRYDMRWDPTFMLKVKLTEAICPSFKVGDLHSERVEREYVTDVVLPSIPTLEDLGVTLTKMEDQIPWELRPYRAAQYYDAELDEFEKPAPPKYIEASGRV, encoded by the exons ATGTCGGCATTAGTGCTGTGCAATAGTGCTCAATTTGCAC GACAAAATGCCGGAAGTCTTGCGGTGCTCTGCACCAAGGCACAGTACTCCACTGATGCCCCCCGTGCATTGCGTACCACGAATTTGGCCGCAATGAAGCGTGGAACTGGAGGAAGATCGAGTTTCAATGGAATGGTGGCTACAGTTTTCGGCTGCACGGGCTTCATGGGGCGCTACGTATGCAACAAATTGGGCAAGATTGGCACGCAGATGATTCTGCCCTACCGTGCTGATCACTACGATGCCATTCGGCTGAAGGTAACCGGAGATTTAGGACAAGTACTCTTTCAATTCTACAGCTTGGAGGATGAAGAAGCCATCCGGAAGGCTGTTCGTCACTCAAATGTCGTGATAAATCTCGTTGGACGTGATTGGGAGACCAATAATTTCAACTTTACCGATGTCCATGTAAACGGAGCAAGACGCATTGCAAAAGTTTGCAGGGAAATGGGCGTTGAGAGACTGATTCATGTCTCTGCCCTTAATGCTAGTCCCAATCCCGAGCCCTTGATCCTCAAGGAGGGCAGCAAATTCCTCAAGAGCAAGTACTATGGCGAATTGGCAGTGCGAGAGGAATTCCCCGAGGCTACAATCTTCCGGCCATCGGACATTTACGGGCAGGAGGACAGATTCCTTCGGTACTACGCTCATGTCTGGAGGAGGCAATTGCGTGGAATGCCACTTTGGCACAAAGGTGAAAAGACCATCAAACAGCCAGTTTTCTGCTCGGACCTTGCCCAAGGCATTGTAAATGCTGCCAAGGATCCAGATACCGCTGGAAAAGTCTATCAGGCCATTGG TCCTCGTCGCTACTACCTGTCGGAACTTGTGGATTGGTTCCATCGTGTGATGCGCAAGGACTATGACATGTGGGGCTACATTCGCTACGACATGCGTTGGGATCCAACATTTATGCTCAAAGTCAAACTTACCGAAGCCATCTGTCCATCCTTCAAGGTGGGTGATCTTCATTCTGAGCGCGTTGAGAGGGAGTATGTGACCGATGTTGTTCTTCCATCAATTCCCACTCTTGAGGATTTGGGCGTGACACTGACAAAGATGGAGGATCAGATTCCATGGGAATTGCGTCCATATCGCGCTGCTCAGTACTACGATGCCGAATTGGATGAATTTGAGAAACCAGCACCGCCAAAGTACATTGAGGCGTCTGGAAGAGTTTAA
- the LOC129803349 gene encoding zinc finger protein 79-like isoform X1, which produces MACFLCFGGSWFFLGLLFWGKMSVPLDFRKICRVCCLEGTMMSVFKVHISKKLMACASIQVWQNDGLPDQICTKCVAKLHIAFQFKKLCEKSDARLRHYQANAAESQENVNNPASDFVYVDCQEIEASSAQYENLQQTLSYSTSAILPAYPAQSLHFQTYAVPTVQIPPLVHPVVTLSSSAETIDSTKAKKPQEGKQESQMTLAKGKGKIDPEGCRQCHVCGKELVSASKLARHLKIHSGEQPYKCKVCLKRFSHSGNYKVHLRMHTDERPYQCTHCNRACRQLQDLEKHIRTHTGEKPHQCTTCSKKFSTSSNLVAHMRTHSGEKPYVCSICGKAFCQSNELTKHTRIHTGEKPHQCSICHRRFNGSSTLTIHMRSHTGLKPYVCSICSKSYSQSRCLQKHLKLHEVSRPPPEAQPESQEAKGDTF; this is translated from the exons ATGGCatgttttttatgttttggGGGAAGTTGGTTTTTTCTTGGATTGCTTTTTTGGGGGAAAATGTCGGTTCCTCTGGATTTTAGGAAAATCTGTCGTGTGTGTTGCCTCGAGGGGACTATGATGTCTGTATTTAAGGTGCATATATCTAAGAAATTGATGGCATGCGCTTCAATTCAG GTTTGGCAGAATGATGGACTTCCTGATCAAATATGCACGAAATGCGTTGCTAAACTGCACATAGCTTTTCAGTTTAAGAAACTCTGTGAGAAATCTGATGCCCGGTTGAGGCATTATCAAGCAAATGCGGCAGAAAGTCAAGAGAATGTCAACAATCCTGCTAGTGATTTTGTTTATGTGGATTGTCAGGAAATTGAGGCATCTTCAGCGCAGTATGAGAATCTCCAGCAGACACTGTCGTACAGTACAAGTGCAATCCTTCCAGCTTACCCTGCCCAGAGTCTCCATTTCCAGACATATGCAGTGCCAACGGTGCAAATTCCTCCTTTGGTTCATCCTGTGGTTACTTTAAGTTCTTCAGCAGAGACCATAGACTCCACCAAGGCTAAGAAACCTCAGGAGGGAAAACAAGAGAGTCAAATGACACTTGCAAAGGGCAAAGGCAAAATTGACCCAGAAGGCTGTCGTCAGTGTCATGTTTGTGGCAAGGAGCTAGTGTCTGCATCCAAACTCGCCCGGCATTTAAAAATCCATTCAGGTGAACAGCCATACAAGTGCAAGGTTTGCCTGAAACGCTTCTCGCACAGTGGCAACTACAAAGTTCATCTCAGGATGCACACGGACGAACGACCGTACCAATGCACTCACTGCAATCGAGCCTGTCGACAGCTCCAGGATCTGGAAAAGCACATCCGGACACATACAGGAGAAAAGCCACATCAGTGTACGACATGTTCCAAAAAATTCTCCACTTCCAGTAATCTTGTGGCTCACATGAGAACCCATTCGGGCGAGAAGCCCTATGTTTGTTCAATTTGCGGAAAGGCCTTTTGTCAGTCCAATGAACTCACCAAGCATACTCGAATCCACACGGGCGAGAAACCTCATCAGTGCTCCATTTGCCATAGGCGCTTCAATGGCTCCTCCACTCTCACAATCCACATGAGAAGTCACACAGGATTGAAGCCCTACGTCTGCAGCATTTGCTCGAAATCTTACTCACAATCACGCTGTCTTCAGAAGCACCTGAAGCTCCACGAGGTTTCAAGGCCACCTCCCGAGGCTCAGCCTGAATCTCAAGAGGCTAAAGGAGACACATTCTAA
- the LOC129803346 gene encoding synembryn gives MEKDIYGKFTSGEWKIAQDPIRNFVDQNDQKFHFVELTTNGQWKGLWEATFIYLNTPTASEIHRECLSVVRILSRDKTYLDQCITEERINCLLNAANIGSENHNHGSGVVIEALKCLCNLVFNSKKCQEMCLTNTSTKGIINRIHLQKQQEVEYEIQYFDMKLLFLITALNPQVRKKVRDDNGMIHLLEKVQLIIKENQDCDAFFDKQVDLLGEILKVLFNLTVPSDSTIPAEDEQAVHFRGLIVVLRELFLRRATSKEKQHDLWSNCVNLLTSVPTANFTELTTECEEGKGFEGQDMAVVDILLNFLRLRLESMQKVSMQNECLSPILTALVKCVRSSSCLRRYIRIQVLPPLRDVHRRPEDGTELRNYLCRLLTTPALQVRDLVAEFLFVMCKENVGRMIKYTGYGNAAGMFANRGLLGGHGNPGEGYSSDSEDSDTEEYKELQHGINPVLGCYEPKRPNIFEGMTEEQKEYEAMELVSLMDKLQRQGIMQPGRIGPDGRPVPVDHILELQEELPQQQSDHKRKT, from the exons ATGGAGAAAGATATTTATGGGAAATTCACATCGGGAGAGTGGAAAATTGCCCAGGATCCAATAAGAAACTTTGTGGATCAA AATGACCAGAAGTTTCATTTTGTCGAATTGACCACAAATGGACAGTGGAAGGGTTTGTGGGAGGCAACATTCATCTATTTGAACACTCCAACTGCCTCAGAGATTCATCGGGAATGCCTGTCAGTAGTGAGGATTCTCAGTCGTGATAAGACTTATTTGGATCAGTGCATCACGGAAGAGAGAATTAATTGCCTACTGAATGCTGCAAATATTGGATCTGAGAATCATAATCATGGTTCTGGGGTGGTTATTGAGGCGCTCAAGTGTCTGTGCAATTTGGTGTTCAACAGCAAAAAGTGCCAGGAAATGTGTCTCACCAACACATCAACCAAAGGAATTATCAACCGGATACATCTTCAGAA GCAGCAGGAAGTTGAGTACGAGATACAGTACTTCGACATGAAGCTCCTGTTTCTCATCACAGCCCTCAATCCGCAAGTCAGGAAGAAGGTGAGGGATGACAACGGGATGATTCATTTACTCGAGAAAGTGCAATTGATTATAAAGGAGAATCAGGATTGTGATGCATTTTTT GACAAACAAGTGGATTTACTTGGAGAGATACTGAAGGTGCTGTTCAATCTGACCGTTCCCAGTGATTCCACAATTCCCGCAGAAGATGAACAGGCTGTTCACTTCCGTGGCCTGATTGTTGTGCTGAGGGAATTATTTCTGCGACGTGCAACGTCGAAGGAGAAGCAGCATGATTTGTGGTCAAATTGTGTGAATTTGCTGACAAGTGTCCCAACAGCCAATTTCACCGAGTTGACCACGGAATGTGAGGAGGGAAAGGGTTTTGAGGGGCAGGATATGGCAGTTGtggatattttattgaatttcctGCGTCTCCGTTTGGAGTCAATGCAAAAGGTGTCAATGCAGAATGAGTGTCTCTCGCCAATTCTCACGGCTCTGGTCAAATGTGTTCGGTCAAGTAGTTGCCTCAGACGCTACATTCGCATTCAGGTACTTCCGCCTCTGCGAGATGTCCATCGTCGGCCTGAAGATGGCACTGAACTGAGGAATTATCTGTGTCGTCTGTTGACAACGCCAGCGTTGCAGGTGCGTGATCTTGTGGCTGAATTTCTGTTTGTCATGTGCAAGGAGAATGTGGGCAGGATGATCAAGTATACGGGGTATGGTAATGCTGCTGGGATGTTTGCCAATCGAGGTCTTTTGGGTGGCCATGGGAATCCAGGGGAGGGATATTCGTCAGACAGTGAAGATAGCGATACGGAGGAGTACAAGGAATTGCAACATGGAATAAATCCAGTTTTGGGGTGCTATGAGCCAAAAAGGCCAAATATCTTTGAGGGTATGACGGAGGAACAGAAAGAATATGAAGCAATGGAACTGGTGAGTTTAATGGACAAATTGCAGCGTCAGGGCATTATGCAACCTGGACGAATTGGTCCAGATGGACGACCAGTACCAGTggatcatattttggaattgcagGAAGAACTGCCACAGCAACAGAGTGATCATAAGCGCAAAACTTAA
- the LOC129803345 gene encoding vang-like protein 2 — protein MDAESVKSEQSSRSRRTTRQQSGSHRSRHSHRNHKSKRPDMAPFQTTVNLEDSRDGQEIIEVQILPQDENWGENTTAVTGNTSEQSVSMEDVSNWQGGGESGLGFACQRYMETSLSLILSLVAFFSPLAMVMMPKLGFFSRAFDNADLTPIARSQLLACNAECKGQLVSLAVRMILLALALWAIFLRKPAATLPRIFLFRATVILLVLVSTFAFWLFYVVQVTEGTKAIIEGAEAADYKSLVAFATSFADTLLFIHYIAVILLEIRHQQPVYYVKVVRSPDGESRSYSIGQLSIQRAAVWVLQKYYTEFSIFNPYLERIPVSKSQRKALSTFKYYDVDGVNASQQQSQSRAVLAAHARRRDSSHNERFYEEHEYERRVKKRKARLITAAEEAFTHIKRVHNEPAPAIPLDPQEAAQAVFPSMARALQKYLRVTRQQPRHTVESILRHLAHCLKHDLAPRAFLEPYLVEYPVMQSEKERRPVQSWSLICDELLSRPLSDGCSFQLIQSDVSLVVTVHRLPHFHVAEEVVDPKSNKFVLKLNSETSV, from the exons ATGGATGCTGAGTCTGTAAAGTCCGAACAGAGTTCACGGTCGAGACGCACAACACGCCAGCAGTCCGGTAGCCACCGCAGTCGGCATTCCCATCGCAATCACAAGAGCAAGAGGCCGGATATGGCACCATTCCAGACCACCGTAAACCTCGAGGATTCCCGTGACGGTCAGGAGATCATCGAGGTACAAATTCTGCCGCAGGATGAGAACTGGGGCGAGAATACGACCGCCGTCACTGGGAACACTTCAGAGCAGAGTGTCTCGATGGAAGATGTGAGCAATTGGCAGGGAGGCGGAGAATCCGGTCTAGGATTTGCCTGTCAGCGCTACATGGAGACTTCCCTGTCGCTCATCCTCAGTCTAGTGGCTTTCTTTAGTCCTCTGGCCATGGTGATGATGCCGAAGCTGGGTTTCTTCTCAAGAGCCTTCGACAATGCCGATCTGACGCCCATCGCCAGGAGTCAACTTCTTGCCTGCAATGCCGAATGCAAAG GTCAACTGGTCTCACTAGCAGTGCGAATGATCCTCCTGGCACTTGCTTTGTGGGCCATTTTTCTGCGAAAGCCAGCAGCAACATTGCCTCGCATCTTTCTATTTCGCGCCACCGTAATCCTCCTTGTTCTCGTGTCAACCTTTGCCTTTTGGCTGTTTTACGTGGTCCAGGTGACCGAGGGCACAAAGGCCATTATTGAGGGTGCCGAAGCTGCAGACTATAAATCCCTCGTGGCATTTGCCACAAGTTTTGCCGATACTCTCCTCTTCATTCACTACATAGCGGTGATTCTGCTGGAGATACGTCATCAGCAACCGGTGTACTATGTCAAAGTGGTAAGGAGTCCTGATGGTGAGAGTCGTTCCTACAGTATTGGACAATTGAGTATTCAGAGGGCAGCTGTTTGGGTTTTGCAGAAGTATTACAcggaattttcgatttttaatcCGTATTTGGAGAGAATTCCGGTGTCAAAGTCCCAAAGAAAAGCTCTGTCAACATTCAAATATTACGATGTTGATGGGGTGAATGCATCGCAGCAGCAGAGTCAGTCGAGAGCTGTATTGGCAGCTCATGCCAGAAGAAGAGACTCCAGTCACAATGAGAGATTCTATGAGGAGCATGAATATGAGAGGAGAGTTAAGAAGAGAAAAGCTAGACTTATTACAGCTGCTGAGGAGGCTTTTACGCATATCAAGAGGGTGCACAATGAACCGGCTCCGGCAATTCCGTTGGATCCCCAAGAGGCTGCTCAGGCGGTATTTCCGTCAATGGCAAGAGCCCTGCAGAAGTATCTCAGGGTAACGCGACAGCAACCAAGGCATACGGTTGAGTCGATTTTGAGACATCTGGCTCACTGTCTCAAACATGATTTGGCTCCAAGGGCCTTCCTGGAGCCCTATCTTGTGGAATATCCAGTGATGCAGAGTGAAAAGGAACGTCGTCCAGTGCAATCTTGGTCACTGATTTGCGATGAACTCCTGTCACGTCCTCTCTCTGACGGATGCTCCTTTCAGCTCATCCAGAGTGATGTATCTCTTGTGGTGACTGTTCACAGGCTGCCGCATTTTCATGTGGCTGAAGAAGTTGTCGATCCCAAGAGCAATAAGTTTGTGCTGAAGTTGAATTCAGAGACGAGTGTGTGA
- the LOC129803349 gene encoding zinc finger protein 79-like isoform X2: MSVPLDFRKICRVCCLEGTMMSVFKVHISKKLMACASIQVWQNDGLPDQICTKCVAKLHIAFQFKKLCEKSDARLRHYQANAAESQENVNNPASDFVYVDCQEIEASSAQYENLQQTLSYSTSAILPAYPAQSLHFQTYAVPTVQIPPLVHPVVTLSSSAETIDSTKAKKPQEGKQESQMTLAKGKGKIDPEGCRQCHVCGKELVSASKLARHLKIHSGEQPYKCKVCLKRFSHSGNYKVHLRMHTDERPYQCTHCNRACRQLQDLEKHIRTHTGEKPHQCTTCSKKFSTSSNLVAHMRTHSGEKPYVCSICGKAFCQSNELTKHTRIHTGEKPHQCSICHRRFNGSSTLTIHMRSHTGLKPYVCSICSKSYSQSRCLQKHLKLHEVSRPPPEAQPESQEAKGDTF; this comes from the exons ATGTCGGTTCCTCTGGATTTTAGGAAAATCTGTCGTGTGTGTTGCCTCGAGGGGACTATGATGTCTGTATTTAAGGTGCATATATCTAAGAAATTGATGGCATGCGCTTCAATTCAG GTTTGGCAGAATGATGGACTTCCTGATCAAATATGCACGAAATGCGTTGCTAAACTGCACATAGCTTTTCAGTTTAAGAAACTCTGTGAGAAATCTGATGCCCGGTTGAGGCATTATCAAGCAAATGCGGCAGAAAGTCAAGAGAATGTCAACAATCCTGCTAGTGATTTTGTTTATGTGGATTGTCAGGAAATTGAGGCATCTTCAGCGCAGTATGAGAATCTCCAGCAGACACTGTCGTACAGTACAAGTGCAATCCTTCCAGCTTACCCTGCCCAGAGTCTCCATTTCCAGACATATGCAGTGCCAACGGTGCAAATTCCTCCTTTGGTTCATCCTGTGGTTACTTTAAGTTCTTCAGCAGAGACCATAGACTCCACCAAGGCTAAGAAACCTCAGGAGGGAAAACAAGAGAGTCAAATGACACTTGCAAAGGGCAAAGGCAAAATTGACCCAGAAGGCTGTCGTCAGTGTCATGTTTGTGGCAAGGAGCTAGTGTCTGCATCCAAACTCGCCCGGCATTTAAAAATCCATTCAGGTGAACAGCCATACAAGTGCAAGGTTTGCCTGAAACGCTTCTCGCACAGTGGCAACTACAAAGTTCATCTCAGGATGCACACGGACGAACGACCGTACCAATGCACTCACTGCAATCGAGCCTGTCGACAGCTCCAGGATCTGGAAAAGCACATCCGGACACATACAGGAGAAAAGCCACATCAGTGTACGACATGTTCCAAAAAATTCTCCACTTCCAGTAATCTTGTGGCTCACATGAGAACCCATTCGGGCGAGAAGCCCTATGTTTGTTCAATTTGCGGAAAGGCCTTTTGTCAGTCCAATGAACTCACCAAGCATACTCGAATCCACACGGGCGAGAAACCTCATCAGTGCTCCATTTGCCATAGGCGCTTCAATGGCTCCTCCACTCTCACAATCCACATGAGAAGTCACACAGGATTGAAGCCCTACGTCTGCAGCATTTGCTCGAAATCTTACTCACAATCACGCTGTCTTCAGAAGCACCTGAAGCTCCACGAGGTTTCAAGGCCACCTCCCGAGGCTCAGCCTGAATCTCAAGAGGCTAAAGGAGACACATTCTAA